In a single window of the Methanofollis ethanolicus genome:
- a CDS encoding homocitrate synthase family protein: MKKWNVEICDVTLRDGEQTPGVSFACDEKKEIAGILDATGVEVIEAGFPAVSANEKKAVREICGMGLDARICALARAKQYDIDAALDCGVEMIGVFAATSDLHIRTKYGKTREEVLAETCAMIEYAHDHGVTVRFGAEDASRTPLPVLIEAYRQAADAGADLVTFADTVGCMTPSETGERVREIAAAIDTPLCIHCHDDLGCATANTVTAAAEGAFQLHTTVNGLGERAGNAALEEVLVVLAMKAGISRYDLSHLKRLSDRVEKASGIAVAKNKAVVGAHAFAHESGIHIAAILREPETYEYVRPSLVGASRTFILGKHTGKHAIEHVAVSLGYDLDDAGVSWVLAEVKRRSEAKCTVTPEVLQEILCAARKGAV; encoded by the coding sequence ATGAAAAAGTGGAATGTTGAGATATGCGACGTCACGCTCCGTGACGGCGAACAGACGCCGGGTGTATCGTTTGCCTGCGACGAGAAGAAGGAGATAGCGGGAATCCTCGATGCCACCGGTGTCGAGGTGATCGAGGCCGGTTTCCCTGCCGTCTCGGCGAACGAGAAGAAGGCGGTCAGGGAGATCTGCGGGATGGGCCTCGACGCCCGGATCTGCGCACTCGCACGGGCGAAACAGTACGACATCGACGCCGCGCTCGACTGCGGCGTGGAGATGATCGGCGTCTTTGCGGCCACCTCCGACCTCCATATCCGGACGAAGTACGGCAAGACCCGCGAGGAAGTCCTTGCCGAGACCTGCGCGATGATCGAGTACGCCCATGACCACGGCGTCACCGTCAGGTTCGGCGCCGAAGACGCGTCCCGGACTCCTCTCCCCGTCCTTATCGAGGCGTACAGGCAGGCGGCCGATGCCGGCGCCGACCTCGTTACCTTTGCCGACACCGTCGGGTGCATGACACCCTCGGAGACCGGGGAGAGGGTGCGCGAGATCGCGGCCGCCATCGACACCCCCCTCTGCATCCACTGCCACGACGACCTCGGGTGCGCCACCGCAAACACCGTCACCGCCGCCGCGGAAGGCGCTTTTCAACTCCACACCACGGTGAACGGACTCGGCGAGAGGGCCGGGAACGCCGCCCTCGAGGAGGTGCTCGTCGTCCTGGCCATGAAGGCCGGGATCAGCAGGTACGACCTCTCCCACCTCAAGAGACTCTCCGATCGGGTCGAGAAGGCTTCGGGGATCGCGGTCGCAAAGAACAAGGCGGTCGTGGGTGCCCATGCCTTCGCGCACGAGAGCGGCATCCATATCGCCGCGATCCTCAGGGAACCGGAGACCTACGAATACGTTCGCCCCTCTCTTGTGGGCGCGTCAAGGACGTTCATTCTCGGCAAACACACCGGGAAACACGCGATCGAGCATGTCGCCGTCTCTCTCGGCTACGACCTCGACGATGCCGGGGTCTCCTGGGTGCTCGCCGAGGTGAAGAGGCGGAGCGAGGCGAAGTGCACGGTGACGCCCGAAGTCCTCCAGGAGATCCTCTGCGCCGCGCGGAAGGGGGCGGTCTGA